In Centropristis striata isolate RG_2023a ecotype Rhode Island chromosome 15, C.striata_1.0, whole genome shotgun sequence, a genomic segment contains:
- the LOC131986905 gene encoding odorant receptor 131-2-like, translated as MSYENQSQTNSTVGMQYQGLLALVLFSFVTTVPCCVFLFINGTMLFTLRSKTVFVETSRYVLLFNLLFADTVQMALGQLLYLLAACRIWLTYPVCGVFVMLANLTNVISPLTLVVMSLERFVAVCYPLRHSTIITIRNTDLAIFVVWTISSLNVLTTVILLLDFPFEDLESLQMRYFCALETMLLGPMSGVYDKAFTYSLFVSAGVIVTSSYIGVIIAARSASTNKASTQKARNTLLLHLVQLGLSLSSTIHNPLLMAIYKVLHDMITLFQIQIFLYVCIILFPRCLSSLIYGIRDQTIRPILVFNLCCQWRGSLSHPVVPAKAQILVLYK; from the coding sequence ATGTCATATGAAAATCAGAGTCAGACCAACAGCACTGTTGGAATGCAGTATCAGGGGTTACTTGCATTGGTGTTGTTTTCCTTTGTAACTACAGTACcatgctgtgtgtttctcttcatTAATGGGACCATGTTATTCACCTTGAggagtaaaactgtgtttgttGAGACTTCACGTTATGTTCTTCTGTTTAACCTCCTTTTTGCAGACACTGTACAGATGGCTCTGGGTCAGTTATTATACCTACTGGCTGCTTGTAGAATATGGTTGACATATCCTGTATGTGGTGTTTTCGTTATGCTTGCCAATCTCACAAATGTAATCTCTCCTCTCACACTGGTGGTGATGTCTCTGGAGAGATTTGTGGCTGTGTGCTACCCACTGAGGCACtctaccatcatcaccatcagaaACACAGACTTAGCTATCTTTGTGGTTTGGACCATCAGTTCACTAAATGTTCTCACAACAGTTATTTTACTATTAGATTTTCCATTTGAAGACCTAGAGAGCCTGCAGATGAGATACTTTTGTGCCTTAGAAACTATGTTGCTTGGCCCAATGTCTGGTGTTTATGATAAAGCCTTCACTtattctctgtttgtttcagctGGTGTGATAGTCACTTCTTCCTATATTGGTGTGATAATAGCAGCCAGGTCAGCTTCCACAAACAAAGCTTCAACCCAAAAGGCTCGTAACACACTGCTGTTACATCTGGTGCAGCTGGGCCTCAGTCTGTCTTCAACAATACATAACCCACTGCTTATGGCTATCTATAAAGTCTTACATGACATGATAACACTTTTccaaatacaaatatttctttATGTGTGTATTATCCTCTTTCCAAGATGTCTGAGTTCTCTCATCTATGGAATCAGAGACCAGACCATCAGACCGATCCTCGTTTTCAATCTTTGCTGTCAGTGGAGAGGCTCACTTTCCCACCCAGTTGTCCCAGCCAAGGCACAAATCctagtgctttataaataa